Proteins co-encoded in one Stomoxys calcitrans chromosome 5, idStoCalc2.1, whole genome shotgun sequence genomic window:
- the LOC106089504 gene encoding acidic mammalian chitinase isoform X1: MQSIVWKSSNLKYETILVCTVNGSIYEFVKDKKIHCRYSAQAYYRKFPYKFEPENIDPNLCSYLGFGTFGIEDTGAIKIDHYFMDQQLGLIKNTIALKQKNPALKVLAVVRGSFDEFDIQKRQNFIDTSVHFMEQNGFDGLDLNFLYPREVNLGDHRNVYETLLQELHVALSVRNLEFGITVSGLVEYPRAFVPHISAYVIFINIMAYGYGSESVLDYDAPLQSSNGMVGGADGIFDVESCISYWLKLGAPAYKLNLGLSIRGMAYLTYVTPKELRKPGKLVKVLLYNEICAIRKNFEEAFDSVQGVPYMRNVTHWISYENAQSLDLKLNLVTQYDLNGIMIRDIGDDDFHGVCGERYHLLQFARRKILGKYETINGISCPKGKTFENRCYREF, translated from the exons ATGCAGAGCATCGTTTGGAAAAGTAGCAATTTAAAATATGAAACTATACTTGTATGCACAGTTAATGGCTCTATTTATGAGTTTGTTAAAG ATAAGAAAATCCATTGTCGCTACAGTGCCCAGGCGTATTATCGCAAATTTCCGTATAAATTTGAACCGGAGAATATTGATCCCAACTTATGCTCATATTTGGGTTTTGGCACCTTTGGCATAGAGGATACTGGGGCAATTAAGATAGACCATTATTTTATGGACCAGCAATTGG GTTTGATAAAAAACACTATAGCCTTGAAACAGAAAAATCCAGCCTTGAAAGTTTTAGCTGTTGTAAGAGGCAGTTTCGATGAGTTTGACATTCAAAAACGTCAGAACTTTATCGATACATCGGTACATTTTATGGAGCAAAATGGTTTTGATGGTCTAGACTTGAATTTCTTATACCCCAGAGAAGTGAACTTGGGTGATCATCGAAATGTCTATGAAACGTTGTTGCAGGAATTGCATGTGGC aTTAAGTGTCCGTAATTTAGAGTTTGGTATAACCGTGAGTGGTCTTGTGGAATATCCTCGAGCATTTGTCCCCCATATTTCCGCATATGTTATTTTCATTAACATTATGGCATATGGATATGGCAGCGAGTCAGTATTAGACTATGATGCTCCTTTGCAATCATCGAATGGTATGGTCGGTGGTGCCGATGGTATATTTGATGTTGAATCTTGCATCAGCTATTGGTTGAAGCTTG GTGCTCCAGCCTACAAATTGAACTTGGGTTTAAGTATTCGCGGTATGGCCTACCTAACGTATGTCACACCCAAAGAGCTTCGAAAACCAGGTAAACTTGTCAAGGTATTGCTGTACAATGAAATCTGTGCAATTAGAAAGAATTTCGAAGAGGCATTCGACAGTGTTCAAGGTGTACCATACATGAGAAATGTAACACATTGGATTTCGTATGAGAATGCCCAAAGCCTGGATTTGAAGCTGAATTTAGTCACTCAGTACGATTTAAATGGCATTATGATAAGAGACATAGGCGATGATGATTTCCATGGCGTTTGTGGTGAACGTTATCATCTGTTGCAATTCGCCAGGCGAAAAATTCTAGGCAAATACGAGACCATCAATGGAATATCCTGTCCTAAGGgaaaaacatttgaaaatcGCTGTTACAGAGAATTTTAG
- the LOC106089504 gene encoding acidic mammalian chitinase isoform X2, whose amino-acid sequence MKLYLYAQLMALFMSLLKADKKIHCRYSAQAYYRKFPYKFEPENIDPNLCSYLGFGTFGIEDTGAIKIDHYFMDQQLGLIKNTIALKQKNPALKVLAVVRGSFDEFDIQKRQNFIDTSVHFMEQNGFDGLDLNFLYPREVNLGDHRNVYETLLQELHVALSVRNLEFGITVSGLVEYPRAFVPHISAYVIFINIMAYGYGSESVLDYDAPLQSSNGMVGGADGIFDVESCISYWLKLGAPAYKLNLGLSIRGMAYLTYVTPKELRKPGKLVKVLLYNEICAIRKNFEEAFDSVQGVPYMRNVTHWISYENAQSLDLKLNLVTQYDLNGIMIRDIGDDDFHGVCGERYHLLQFARRKILGKYETINGISCPKGKTFENRCYREF is encoded by the exons ATGAAACTATACTTGTATGCACAGTTAATGGCTCTATTTATGAGTTTGTTAAAGGCag ATAAGAAAATCCATTGTCGCTACAGTGCCCAGGCGTATTATCGCAAATTTCCGTATAAATTTGAACCGGAGAATATTGATCCCAACTTATGCTCATATTTGGGTTTTGGCACCTTTGGCATAGAGGATACTGGGGCAATTAAGATAGACCATTATTTTATGGACCAGCAATTGG GTTTGATAAAAAACACTATAGCCTTGAAACAGAAAAATCCAGCCTTGAAAGTTTTAGCTGTTGTAAGAGGCAGTTTCGATGAGTTTGACATTCAAAAACGTCAGAACTTTATCGATACATCGGTACATTTTATGGAGCAAAATGGTTTTGATGGTCTAGACTTGAATTTCTTATACCCCAGAGAAGTGAACTTGGGTGATCATCGAAATGTCTATGAAACGTTGTTGCAGGAATTGCATGTGGC aTTAAGTGTCCGTAATTTAGAGTTTGGTATAACCGTGAGTGGTCTTGTGGAATATCCTCGAGCATTTGTCCCCCATATTTCCGCATATGTTATTTTCATTAACATTATGGCATATGGATATGGCAGCGAGTCAGTATTAGACTATGATGCTCCTTTGCAATCATCGAATGGTATGGTCGGTGGTGCCGATGGTATATTTGATGTTGAATCTTGCATCAGCTATTGGTTGAAGCTTG GTGCTCCAGCCTACAAATTGAACTTGGGTTTAAGTATTCGCGGTATGGCCTACCTAACGTATGTCACACCCAAAGAGCTTCGAAAACCAGGTAAACTTGTCAAGGTATTGCTGTACAATGAAATCTGTGCAATTAGAAAGAATTTCGAAGAGGCATTCGACAGTGTTCAAGGTGTACCATACATGAGAAATGTAACACATTGGATTTCGTATGAGAATGCCCAAAGCCTGGATTTGAAGCTGAATTTAGTCACTCAGTACGATTTAAATGGCATTATGATAAGAGACATAGGCGATGATGATTTCCATGGCGTTTGTGGTGAACGTTATCATCTGTTGCAATTCGCCAGGCGAAAAATTCTAGGCAAATACGAGACCATCAATGGAATATCCTGTCCTAAGGgaaaaacatttgaaaatcGCTGTTACAGAGAATTTTAG